Genomic window (Primulina eburnea isolate SZY01 chromosome 8, ASM2296580v1, whole genome shotgun sequence):
AATGAGCGAGGAAAACAAAAGAcaaatattgtttatgtttttataaatattagaGAATGTAATCGtcatatggcaaaaacttgtgtgagacggtctcacggcttgcatttatgagacggatatcttatttgggtcattcataaaaaatattattttttatgttaatagtattacttttattgtgaatatgggtagggttgacccgtctcacagattaagatccgtgagacagtctcacatgaaacCCATTCTTGAGATAATTACTgcaaatcttttttattataaCTCAGTAATCATGATTCACATGTTATCATACAAAAATTCCTTACAAACCGGAGTCCGAAATAAACATGTGGAATACTGTTGGGACGAATCCATAACTTTCGGATTTCAATCCCGAAAGTTCCTAAAggtatttaaattataattgaGGAGatcattttcttaaataaatagttgatcgaagttaaaaataaaatatcctcTCAAAAAATATGAAGATTATTCAATTCAATACGTACGACAAATTcccaaatattttatcagagatGTGGTCACTAtagtaattataaaaaataagaaGACAGGGCAATTAATTCGGTCCTTTTGCACGTTGGAGTCAAGCGTTATCCcgaacaaatgataataataaattattaaaatttgggATATTTATAATAGGATTATAATAATACCTAACCACGTTATTTACGACAAAATTATGCAATTTTACGTATAACATAATCATGGATGATTACTTGTTTTCGCCAGTTTTTAAATTaactataaaaataataaaaatatctgAATGTGGATATAGTGTAACTAATGAAATTTATAGGGACCGCCATTGTAAATAAGGCGGAGATTTTCTAGAACATGTCAACCTCATCTCCGTTGACAAATAACAGAAACAGAATCACAGTCATTTTGCAGTTGCTCCCAAAACTTTTGCATATTTTCCAAGTGGGTCCATAATTAAGTGGACCATCCATCTTATATACGCATAGCTCACTTCCTATGTTGGGTCACAATATTGACCActgttaagattgaaatttgtaCCTAATTCAACCTGAAAAGCTAGTTTCAAAGGAGAGGTGTGTCTAAGACCATACATACAACTCTCATGTATTTTATTCAACCGATGTGAGACAACTAACACACCGCCCTCACgctcaggaatgaacatctggtgcatgaagtttacaaataatccaattATGGATAGAACGAGTGACCCAACTATGGACAATGCAACAGATAACGGTGGAACTCGAGCTCTGATatcatgttaagattgaaacttggacataactcaacctcaaaagctagctcaaggagaGAAGATTGTCCAAGACCATACATACAACTCCCAGgtattttatccaaccgatgtgagaCAACTAACAACCCTTTAAATGTcgtttttttttgggttttctAATttatcgtttttttttttgggttttctCATTTATcgtttttttttgggttttctCATTTATGTTaatgcaaaaatttgtgtgagattgtctcacgggtcgtattttataagacggatctcttatttgggccatccattaaaaaatataactttttatgataagaatattacttttattgtgaatatcggtagggttggtctgtctaacagataaagattcgtaagacagtctcacaaaagacctactcttatGTTGATGTTATTGAAAATGGTACATTCTTTGTTCTTCTTTGATACTTAAATCTTTATTATTTATGTACTTAATTTTTCTTTCTACTCTTTGACACTTTATCTCTTGTATATGTAATTTTTCTTTCGTTTTTGACTTTTAGAGGTTAAGCCATCGGTATTTCAAATCAAGTTGGTTTTTCAAACTTTTgcatattaaatatataatcaaTGGAAACAGGTTTTACATTAACTACATTTCTTGACTAATACCATACGGCCACCGACATATACAACAATTTTATTATCATACTCCTAAAACGTGATGATTTAATTTTTAGTAAGAAATTTGATTTGATGAATGATTTTATGACTACGTTAATCTTCCTTCAAGATTGGTAGTACAGCAGCAGTACGAATAAGGATCAAAGGGAAGCCAATTACCACTTCAGGCAGGAAGTTTTATGAATATTTCAGACGACAATAGCCTCATCGTAGGGTTGATATACCGTCGAAAAATATTGATATGACATTATAAATTTTTGATTTCGTCagtcaaaaataataaattaatgtaACAAGAAAAATTTGCAAACGTAAAAAAATAGTCTGCCCTTGACCAAATTTAATGTGAGCAAGATATGAAACAGGACCAAAAATCAAATCCCTTGGATATCTCTTCAAACAACACACACGCACGCGCGAACATTACTAATTTCTCCCTCTTTATATTTGGTCTTGGTTCTCTAGTCCCATTCTTCCCGTTTTGTAGGCGAGTCATTTGCTCTGATCTCACTAGACTTTGCCATTTCCTCTCCCCATTCTTTCTTTCTTGTTATATATTATGGCCAAAGGAAGTGGACTCTCCTTTGATCCAGATCACAATTCTCGTTTGTATACTTTTCTTCAACCCAACAAAACCCATCGTCATCTTCACGCCATCAAATTCATGGACCAGTCCTCTTCCTCGCCACCTCCCACCACTATTCACTTCCCTGTAAATCTTAACTGTTGCACCTCCATGGTTGATCATGAAGACAAGAGGAAGGTCATCGATGAAATGGATTTCTTTTCCGACAAGAAAGGCTGCGCCGCCGCCGATGATCTTCATGTTCAGGAAGAGAACACTAGAGTCGTGGATTTCAATGTAAACGTGCGTACGTTCGAGGAAATAAACCTGTTTTACTGTATTATCGATTGATGTTGTTATTGGGTTCTTCATTTGACGTTTTTTCTACTGATAAACGGTTGATTTGTTTGCGAATTATATATAATTACACAGACTGGTTTGCATCTTCTTACTGCTGGGAATACTGGCAGTGATGGGTCCATCGTGGACGATGGTATATCTTCCACCTCGGAGGACAAGAAAGCTAAAACTAGTGAGGTATGGAGACCAAAAATCGTTTCAAGTCTTGATTCTGTCCATTATACAAACTTTGCTAAAAAGAATGATTTAGGACGATTGATTCCCCGAGAAATTTAACAAAATCAATATTTTGTCATCGAATCTTTAAATATCGTTAAAATGAGACTCTTGATTCTGTCACTACTCAGCAACAGCTGACAGTTCTACAAGCTGAGCTAGAAAGAATGAATTCTGAGAATCGCCGTCTGAAGGACATGCTAAATCAAGTAACAAACAATTACAATGGCCTTCAAATGCatatgatcaaccttatgcagcAAAAACCGATTGATCACAACGGAGGTGCTGCAGAGGAACACAAAAATGGCGTTGGGAATGGACTCATGGTTCCTAGACAGTTCATGGATCTTGGATTGGCGGTTTCGAATGACACGTATGAGGCATCCTTGTCATCATCATCCGAGGGGAGGATTGGCCGTGATCCGCCACCAGAGAGTGATAAGGAAATGGGCGGAGGAGAGGATCAAAGTGTCGAGAACAAGGTTCCCAGGCTAACCCCCTCCCCTAAAAGTGTTGATCAAGCTACCGAGGCTACTATGAGGAAGGCTCGTGTTTCAGTTCGAGCTCGATCTGAGGCTCCTATGGTATGTATAAGTAACGCTCGACTAAATAATCTTTGTAGAATCTATATATCATGCTGGCAAAATCTATTAGAACATAAAAGTATCATCTCACTTTCAACTATTTCGAATTCTCAAGATAAGTGGTATCGAACATGTATGATATTAGAGCAACGTCGACTGGGTTCAAGACTCGATCGAGGACCTTTGTTGCTAATGTTCCGTAACATACCGGAATATTGTTATCGATCTTCCATGCGAGTCTGCGTCGTTAACGAGTCATGAACTTGATCAGCTTTCATCGAGTATAAAATTCAACGATTTTAATTACCTAAAAATGAGTACGAGTCAAAATTTTGTCAGTCTTCCAAACTTTTTTTCCACATCTAATAAAATGCCTTCTAAGATGGTCCAGGATCGCCTAGTCACGCGTTCTGGCAAGACTTTCCTCGATAACAACTTGAATATGCTGTCTTAACCCCACTGCATATGTACGTAATTTATGACTATGATTTAATAATTGATTCCCAAACTATAGTTCTATTAGATTGTAATACAACTCTCATATTAACGGTGTGTGGTCATGCCATCTACATGTGAATGTGCAATATATTCTGTTCATCCGACTTCCCTCGATATAGATAACTTGAGATTGATTTCTGTTTCTGTCTGTTTTCTTGTAATTGCATATAGTAAAATGGTTTTTGGTTTGAATGTTTGATTAGATCACTGACGGATGTCAATGGCGAAAATACGGGCAGAAAATGGCTAAGGGAAACCCATGCCCACGAGCGTATTATCGTTGCACCATGGCCGCTGGTTGCCCAGTACGAAAACAAGTGAGGCTTCTTCGTCTCCCTTAAATCAGATTTGACGAATTTCCTTGGTCTAATCTCCTATTCCATTACATGATTCTAGGTTCAAAGATGCGCAGAAGATAGAAGTATCCTCATAACAACATACGAAGGCAACCACAACCACCCATTGCCTCCAGCCGCGATGGCTATGGCCTCAACCACATCCTCAGCAGCAAGAATGCTACTCTCGGGTTCAATGCCTAGCGCCGACGAGTTAATAAACCCGAATTTCTTGGCAAGAACACTCCTCCCTTGTTCCTCGAACATGGCAACCATATCTGCATCCGCGCCTTTTCCAACCGTTACATTAGACCTCACGCAATCCCCTAATCCA
Coding sequences:
- the LOC140838446 gene encoding WRKY transcription factor 6-like isoform X1 gives rise to the protein MAKGSGLSFDPDHNSRLYTFLQPNKTHRHLHAIKFMDQSSSSPPPTTIHFPVNLNCCTSMVDHEDKRKVIDEMDFFSDKKGCAAADDLHVQEENTRVVDFNVNTGLHLLTAGNTGSDGSIVDDGISSTSEDKKAKTSEQQLTVLQAELERMNSENRRLKDMLNQVTNNYNGLQMHMINLMQQKPIDHNGGAAEEHKNGVGNGLMVPRQFMDLGLAVSNDTYEASLSSSSEGRIGRDPPPESDKEMGGGEDQSVENKVPRLTPSPKSVDQATEATMRKARVSVRARSEAPMITDGCQWRKYGQKMAKGNPCPRAYYRCTMAAGCPVRKQVQRCAEDRSILITTYEGNHNHPLPPAAMAMASTTSSAARMLLSGSMPSADELINPNFLARTLLPCSSNMATISASAPFPTVTLDLTQSPNPFPRTPSNQFSIPFPNPPQNIVGNGNPAAALLPQILGQALYNQSKFSGLQMSQDLEGAHQISSSLQVMQHQGQQTQLTDSVNAIANDPNFTAALAAAISSIIGGPYQENGSNINANNNGNGNNKINSSSNFPVN
- the LOC140838446 gene encoding WRKY transcription factor 6-like isoform X2; protein product: MAKGSGLSFDPDHNSRLYTFLQPNKTHRHLHAIKFMDQSSSSPPPTTIHFPVNLNCCTSMVDHEDKRKVIDEMDFFSDKKGCAAADDLHVQEENTRVVDFNVNTGLHLLTAGNTGSDGSIVDDGISSTSEDKKAKTSELTVLQAELERMNSENRRLKDMLNQVTNNYNGLQMHMINLMQQKPIDHNGGAAEEHKNGVGNGLMVPRQFMDLGLAVSNDTYEASLSSSSEGRIGRDPPPESDKEMGGGEDQSVENKVPRLTPSPKSVDQATEATMRKARVSVRARSEAPMITDGCQWRKYGQKMAKGNPCPRAYYRCTMAAGCPVRKQVQRCAEDRSILITTYEGNHNHPLPPAAMAMASTTSSAARMLLSGSMPSADELINPNFLARTLLPCSSNMATISASAPFPTVTLDLTQSPNPFPRTPSNQFSIPFPNPPQNIVGNGNPAAALLPQILGQALYNQSKFSGLQMSQDLEGAHQISSSLQVMQHQGQQTQLTDSVNAIANDPNFTAALAAAISSIIGGPYQENGSNINANNNGNGNNKINSSSNFPVN